GAAAAGTATTCCAGTAATTGCTGATGAGCCAAGACAAGAACTGGGTGTGAAGGAGCAAGCCCCGCCAACTCATCAGCTGGCGGGCTATTTAACAACAGTGACTGCAATCCATCATGATCTGCCTCTAAGCGCAGATACCCAACCGGAGATAGAAAATAACTGATCGCAATCATCATCGAATTACCTCTGAATTAGAATTTCACATCTACAGCAGCAGCAACTTGTTTCGCTTGTTCAATCGCTAATTCAACATTTTCGGCACGCACTAAAGCAACACCTAAACGACGACGTCCAGCAATCTCTGGTTTACCGAACAGACGTAACTGCGCGCCAGGAATCAAAGCCAAAGCAGATGATAAGTTACCATAGCCAATATCAGTGGAATCACCGTCACGTAAGATAACTGCAGAAGCAGCCGGTCCATATTGCGTGATCTTGCCAATTGGTAAACCCAAAATCGCACGGACATGCAAAGCAAACTCAGATAAATCCTGAGAGATCAGGGTTACCATACCCGTATCATGTGGGCGTGGAGAGACTTCACTGAAGTAAACCTCATCCCCTTTGATAAACAATTCAACACCGAACAAGCCATAACCACCCAGTGCTTTTACCACTTCACGAGCAACATGTTGCGATTTAGCCAGCAATTCATCGCTCATCATCTGCGGCTGCCATGATTCACGATAATCACCATCTTCTTGCCGATGGCCAATAGGTGCACAGAAATGAATACCATCGACAGCGCTGATAGTCAGTAACGTGATTTCATAGTCAAAAGGAACAAAACCTTCAACGATCACGCGACCACGACCAGCACGGCCACCTTCTTGTGCATACTGCCAAGCAGTGGCTACTTGTTCTGGTTTACGCACTACACTCTGGCCTTTGCCAGAAGAACTCATGACTGGTTTTACAACATAAGGAAAACCAATTTTCTCTACAGCCTGTTGATAATCGGCTTCTGTTTCTGCAAAGAAATATGGCGAAGTAGGCAAGTTTAATGTTTCAGCAGCTAAGCGGCGGATGCCTTCTCGATCCATCGTGAGTCTAGTCGCTAAAGCAGTTGGAATTACATTGAAACCACTTTGCTCCAACTCTTGCAGCGTTTCAGTGGCAATAGCTTCAATCTCAGGAATGATAAAATGCGGCTGTTCTTGTTGCACCAGCTGGCGTAATGCCACACCGTCCAACATAGAGATCACATGACTGCGATGAGCGACCTGCATTGCTGGTGCATTGGCATAACGATCAACCGCAATGACTTCCACGCCCAATCGCTGTAATTCAATCGCAACTTCTTTGCCCAGCTCACCCGAGCCCAGCAACATAGCGCGAGTCGCACCATTAGAGTATGGAGTTCCTAAAAAAGACATAATCTCTGTTCCCTGAGTGAAATATCGGAATTTTGACCCACCGATCATACAAGTATCTGGCAACAGAGCAACTGGAAGCAGGAAAGATGCAGAAAAAAGAAAGGGGATGATCTCTCATCCCCTTCATTGACCAATCAGGATTTACTCAGCTGGACCAAATCGGCAGTAATATTAGCTGCCTCTTTAAGATAACCATCCGGAAATTTAACATCCGTAGGGATCTCAGTCAGCGATTTCACCATCGGTTTCCCCATTCGAGTCAGGCGCTCATTGGCACGTTGCAGTGCTTTTTTATCCTGTTCATCACGGGTTTTAATTCGCTCGGCTTCATTAAGAGAAATATATTTCTTACTCTTCTCTGCCTGATACCAAGCAATATCTTCTTCTGCGTATTTAAACTCAGGA
This window of the uncultured Tolumonas sp. genome carries:
- the purT gene encoding formate-dependent phosphoribosylglycinamide formyltransferase, with the translated sequence MSFLGTPYSNGATRAMLLGSGELGKEVAIELQRLGVEVIAVDRYANAPAMQVAHRSHVISMLDGVALRQLVQQEQPHFIIPEIEAIATETLQELEQSGFNVIPTALATRLTMDREGIRRLAAETLNLPTSPYFFAETEADYQQAVEKIGFPYVVKPVMSSSGKGQSVVRKPEQVATAWQYAQEGGRAGRGRVIVEGFVPFDYEITLLTISAVDGIHFCAPIGHRQEDGDYRESWQPQMMSDELLAKSQHVAREVVKALGGYGLFGVELFIKGDEVYFSEVSPRPHDTGMVTLISQDLSEFALHVRAILGLPIGKITQYGPAASAVILRDGDSTDIGYGNLSSALALIPGAQLRLFGKPEIAGRRRLGVALVRAENVELAIEQAKQVAAAVDVKF